A window of the Comamonas sp. Y33R10-2 genome harbors these coding sequences:
- a CDS encoding IS5 family transposase, with the protein MQQFDLGLNLSIKKTRKREFLEQMQQVVPWRDLVALIAPYAPEGRTGRPPFPVEMLLRIHFMQQWFTLSDPAMEEALHDMPLFRDFVGLSWDSATPDETTILRFRHLLETHKLAEQILKTITYLLESKKLLLRTGTIVDATLIAAPTSTKNSTKSRDPEMHQTKKGNQWYFGMKANIGVDADSGLVHTVRGTAANVSDVVEANSLLHGQEVDGYGDASYQGVDKRPDMPAPTLEHELRWHIAMKRSKRKALDLQQPIPALREQLEKVKSKIRAKVEHPFRVIKRQFGHVKVRCRGLRKNTQQLHTLFALANLWMARACLLKNSQSERVMTV; encoded by the coding sequence ATGCAGCAATTTGATCTCGGCCTGAACCTGTCCATCAAGAAGACCCGCAAACGTGAATTCTTGGAGCAGATGCAGCAAGTCGTGCCGTGGAGAGACTTGGTGGCCTTGATTGCGCCCTATGCCCCTGAAGGACGCACAGGCCGGCCTCCGTTTCCTGTTGAGATGCTGCTTCGCATCCATTTCATGCAGCAATGGTTCACGCTCAGCGATCCGGCCATGGAAGAAGCGCTGCACGACATGCCACTGTTCCGGGACTTTGTTGGCTTGTCCTGGGACAGTGCCACACCAGACGAGACCACCATCCTGCGTTTCCGTCATCTGCTAGAAACGCACAAACTGGCCGAGCAAATCCTGAAGACCATCACGTACTTGCTGGAGAGCAAAAAGCTGTTGCTGCGCACGGGCACCATTGTCGATGCGACGTTGATCGCTGCGCCCACATCTACCAAGAACAGCACCAAGTCTCGGGATCCGGAGATGCACCAAACCAAGAAAGGCAACCAGTGGTACTTCGGTATGAAGGCCAATATTGGTGTGGATGCAGACTCTGGCCTGGTGCATACCGTACGAGGTACCGCGGCCAATGTCAGCGATGTCGTTGAAGCCAACAGCCTGCTTCACGGACAAGAGGTTGATGGCTATGGTGACGCTAGCTACCAAGGGGTAGATAAGCGCCCCGATATGCCTGCACCAACACTTGAGCATGAACTACGCTGGCACATCGCCATGAAGCGCAGCAAGCGCAAGGCGCTGGATCTGCAGCAGCCGATACCAGCCTTGCGAGAGCAGCTTGAAAAGGTTAAGTCCAAGATTCGAGCCAAGGTCGAACACCCGTTCCGGGTCATCAAACGCCAGTTTGGGCATGTCAAAGTTCGCTGCCGAGGTTTGAGAAAGAACACCCAGCAACTGCACACGCTGTTCGCCCTGGCGAATTTGTGGATGGCCCGTGCCTGCTTGCTGAAAAACAGCCAATCCGAGCGTGTGATGACGGTCTGA
- a CDS encoding MaoC family dehydratase N-terminal domain-containing protein yields MDMQVSASASAGEYGKITDAELDKIRARHGKIYPINFPYIRHVNRDSIEHVARGIGDANPMWTQPEHARSSRFGKMIAPPALLYGAAWGSWDLRRGQGLPGVHGLHSSDRWNFFRPLYEGDTVRATKEPYSIEEKKSKWAGRTFLQSDMLRYYNQNDELIAQCHMSFIRGEREAGKKAGKYTNIPKAIYTDEEIEEIDNEMAAEEVRGDKPRYWEDVAVGDKMQPIVRGPLTVSDMIAWMMGIGSPHIRSGQHWLAYRRQSPKVSVKDPVTRIPQAVERVHWDSYMAAEIGMPDAYDYGSQRGGWSTHFLTNWAGDDGWVAECFPFYRGMNFLGDTTRIKGEITDKWLGKSGIGYVACSFDSINQRGENIMPGTGVIALPQKGKPLPTTVVDWMADKP; encoded by the coding sequence ATGGACATGCAAGTAAGTGCTAGTGCTAGTGCTGGAGAATATGGAAAAATTACTGATGCAGAGCTTGATAAGATTCGTGCTCGCCATGGAAAAATTTATCCAATTAATTTCCCGTATATTCGACATGTCAATAGGGATAGTATTGAGCACGTAGCACGCGGTATTGGTGATGCCAACCCTATGTGGACGCAACCTGAGCATGCTCGCTCCTCCCGCTTTGGCAAAATGATCGCCCCTCCGGCACTCCTTTATGGAGCTGCGTGGGGAAGTTGGGACCTGCGTCGTGGGCAGGGTCTTCCTGGTGTGCATGGTTTGCATTCAAGTGATCGCTGGAATTTTTTTCGCCCTCTATATGAAGGTGACACGGTTCGCGCTACTAAGGAACCATATTCCATTGAAGAGAAAAAAAGCAAATGGGCAGGTCGTACATTTTTGCAAAGCGACATGCTGCGTTATTACAACCAGAATGACGAGCTAATTGCCCAATGTCATATGTCATTTATTCGCGGAGAGCGCGAGGCTGGTAAAAAAGCTGGGAAATATACCAATATTCCCAAAGCAATTTACACCGATGAAGAAATAGAGGAGATTGATAATGAAATGGCTGCGGAAGAAGTACGCGGCGACAAGCCGCGCTACTGGGAAGACGTGGCAGTAGGTGACAAGATGCAGCCAATCGTGCGTGGTCCTCTGACAGTGTCAGACATGATTGCATGGATGATGGGCATTGGCTCGCCACATATTCGCAGTGGTCAACACTGGCTGGCATACCGTCGTCAATCGCCGAAAGTCAGCGTCAAAGATCCCGTGACCCGTATTCCTCAGGCTGTGGAGCGCGTGCATTGGGACTCATATATGGCTGCAGAGATCGGCATGCCTGACGCATATGACTACGGTTCTCAGCGCGGAGGCTGGTCAACGCACTTTTTGACTAACTGGGCAGGCGATGACGGTTGGGTGGCAGAGTGCTTCCCCTTCTATCGAGGTATGAACTTCCTGGGCGACACAACCCGCATCAAAGGTGAAATCACCGATAAGTGGTTGGGCAAGAGCGGCATTGGCTACGTGGCCTGTAGCTTCGACAGCATCAACCAACGCGGAGAAAACATCATGCCAGGAACCGGCGTGATTGCCCTTCCCCAGAAGGGAAAACCTCTGCCAACTACGGTAGTCGACTGGATGGCCGATAAGCCCTAA
- a CDS encoding CaiB/BaiF CoA-transferase family protein — protein MSMAQSNPSAKPLAGLRVLDLTHAAAGPFAAMFLADMGAEVLKIEKPKGGDGARTMGVPMPHHGPKDSDYFVSLNRNKKGLIVDLTLPEGVALAKELVKHCDVVLENFRPDVMSRLGLGFDVLKALRPKLVYASISAFGASGPWSKRPANDIIMQSVSGLMGITGEVGGGPVRIGAPISDFSSGLFMLSGVLAALLARDRHPEGQHVQVAMLEASLNMMSNYIPSVVDLGSKVAKLGRGHAQIVPYQAFLCADNEYLMIGAFTREFWQNLCRALDKEEWITDSRFASNPARLAHRAELVGELERIFATRNRDEWAELINAADVPNSPVFELHDAVHSEQVKHMHALMSVGEGEKAVTMVRNPIRVKAWGDFPARPAPTMGADTYQVLKGLLGKGDAEIDALVNAKIVAMHYGGSE, from the coding sequence ATGAGTATGGCGCAATCTAACCCAAGCGCCAAGCCTCTCGCAGGCTTGCGCGTACTCGACCTGACCCATGCTGCTGCAGGACCTTTTGCAGCCATGTTCCTCGCAGATATGGGAGCAGAGGTTCTCAAGATAGAAAAGCCCAAAGGCGGCGATGGCGCACGTACGATGGGTGTTCCCATGCCCCATCACGGTCCCAAGGACTCAGACTACTTCGTGAGTTTGAATCGCAACAAGAAGGGGTTAATTGTCGATCTCACATTGCCAGAGGGCGTTGCGCTTGCGAAAGAGCTTGTCAAACACTGTGATGTGGTACTGGAGAACTTTCGCCCTGATGTAATGAGCCGACTGGGCTTGGGGTTCGATGTCTTGAAAGCCTTGAGGCCAAAGTTGGTGTATGCGTCAATTTCCGCGTTTGGCGCGTCGGGGCCATGGTCCAAGCGCCCAGCCAACGACATCATCATGCAGAGTGTGTCGGGTTTGATGGGGATTACTGGCGAAGTAGGAGGTGGGCCTGTGCGTATTGGGGCTCCGATCTCCGACTTCTCCAGCGGTCTCTTCATGCTCTCCGGCGTACTTGCAGCTTTGCTGGCGCGAGACCGACATCCTGAAGGACAGCATGTTCAGGTCGCCATGCTGGAGGCATCGCTCAACATGATGAGCAATTACATACCTTCCGTTGTAGATCTGGGCTCAAAAGTGGCAAAGCTTGGGCGTGGTCATGCACAGATCGTTCCCTACCAAGCATTTCTGTGTGCAGACAACGAGTACCTGATGATTGGAGCCTTCACCCGGGAGTTTTGGCAAAACTTATGTCGTGCTCTAGACAAAGAGGAGTGGATTACCGATTCAAGATTTGCCTCGAACCCTGCACGACTGGCTCATCGGGCCGAATTGGTTGGGGAGCTGGAGCGCATCTTTGCCACACGCAATCGCGATGAATGGGCCGAACTCATCAACGCCGCCGATGTTCCTAACAGTCCTGTGTTTGAACTCCATGACGCAGTGCACAGCGAACAGGTGAAGCACATGCATGCACTGATGTCGGTAGGAGAGGGGGAAAAGGCTGTGACGATGGTTCGCAATCCCATACGCGTAAAGGCTTGGGGCGATTTCCCGGCACGACCAGCTCCCACCATGGGGGCTGACACATATCAAGTCCTGAAGGGGCTTCTTGGCAAGGGTGATGCAGAAATCGATGCATTAGTCAACGCCAAGATCGTAGCTATGCATTATGGGGGCTCAGAGTGA
- a CDS encoding CaiB/BaiF CoA-transferase family protein has translation MTSEKSREPVLRGLRVLDIAHQYSAANTCGILADLGAEVVSVEHPAGSPIRTMLPKKEGISMWWKVVQRGKKHITLNLSKPQGREIFLRMIKDFDVLVENFRPGTLEKWGLGPEDLERAGANLAMVRISGYGQTGPYRSRPGFGTAAEAMSGFAHLNGFPDGPPIFPSTTLADGVASLWGVIGALSSSLASTRLGGTRGVEVIDVALFESLFRIVPTQLSTYQQFGEIQNRPGNYLGSHGVLRNTYGSRDGRYFIVAAVGPVAIRRILVGAKADHLLPVLDQGVMHNPNTETVYEFLSQCDQHLTRWAVQHDYEQLISDLDAAGAVFSPVYTAEDIYNDPQYRARDDVVTVNDPDLGTFTMQGIVPKFPQREHAIRHAGGRQGQDNQVFYGEMGYSSVQIGAMQREGVI, from the coding sequence ATGACCAGCGAAAAATCCCGTGAACCAGTCTTGCGTGGACTGCGCGTCCTAGATATTGCGCATCAGTATTCGGCTGCTAATACATGCGGGATCCTTGCGGATCTCGGTGCAGAGGTCGTATCAGTTGAGCATCCTGCGGGAAGTCCTATTCGGACTATGCTTCCCAAGAAGGAGGGTATCTCGATGTGGTGGAAAGTCGTGCAGCGCGGCAAGAAACACATCACCCTAAATCTTTCCAAGCCGCAAGGGCGGGAGATATTCCTCCGGATGATTAAAGATTTTGATGTATTGGTGGAAAACTTTCGTCCTGGTACTTTGGAAAAGTGGGGGCTTGGACCAGAGGATCTCGAACGTGCTGGTGCCAATCTCGCCATGGTCCGCATCAGTGGCTATGGCCAGACGGGCCCATACAGGTCTCGCCCAGGCTTTGGTACAGCTGCTGAAGCAATGAGTGGCTTTGCACATCTAAACGGATTTCCCGACGGCCCACCTATTTTTCCATCCACGACCTTGGCCGACGGGGTTGCATCTCTCTGGGGCGTGATTGGAGCATTGTCATCCTCGCTGGCATCTACGCGCCTTGGTGGTACTCGTGGTGTTGAGGTGATTGATGTAGCCTTGTTCGAGAGTCTCTTTCGTATTGTCCCCACTCAACTATCCACTTACCAGCAATTTGGCGAAATTCAGAACCGACCTGGAAACTACCTAGGCTCGCACGGTGTGCTTCGTAACACATATGGATCACGTGATGGGCGCTATTTCATCGTTGCAGCCGTTGGTCCAGTCGCTATTCGCCGCATTTTGGTTGGCGCAAAGGCAGACCACCTACTCCCCGTGCTTGATCAAGGTGTTATGCACAACCCCAATACAGAGACGGTGTATGAGTTTCTATCGCAATGTGACCAGCATTTGACTCGGTGGGCAGTTCAGCATGATTACGAACAGTTGATCTCTGACTTAGATGCCGCAGGGGCTGTGTTCAGCCCCGTCTATACCGCAGAAGATATTTATAACGATCCGCAATACCGCGCTCGTGATGACGTTGTAACTGTGAATGACCCAGACCTCGGTACTTTCACTATGCAAGGCATTGTTCCTAAATTTCCCCAACGAGAACATGCGATCAGGCATGCAGGTGGACGCCAAGGGCAGGACAACCAAGTGTTTTATGGGGAGATGGGGTATTCCTCAGTGCAAATAGGAGCAATGCAGCGTGAAGGCGTAATTTGA
- a CDS encoding LysR family transcriptional regulator: MQPAAHVDAVASISSEVRLRYRPNLLRFDLASLQLVVLCADLGSLTVAVKQLHCSLSTGSYRLSALEDALGVLIFLRDHQGLQLTREGDHIIGRCRTILALVEQMQAKT; encoded by the coding sequence ATGCAGCCCGCAGCTCACGTCGATGCTGTCGCTTCGATAAGTTCGGAAGTTAGGCTGCGCTATCGGCCTAACTTGCTGAGGTTCGACCTTGCATCGCTGCAATTAGTAGTGCTCTGCGCGGATCTTGGAAGCTTGACGGTAGCTGTGAAACAACTGCATTGCTCACTGTCTACGGGCAGCTACCGTCTGAGTGCGTTGGAAGATGCACTTGGAGTGCTAATCTTTCTGCGCGATCACCAGGGCCTTCAACTCACTAGAGAGGGGGATCACATTATTGGGCGTTGCCGCACGATCTTAGCTCTAGTGGAGCAGATGCAAGCTAAGACGTAG
- a CDS encoding tripartite tricarboxylate transporter substrate binding protein → MTATKLICKVPQVIGKSLQEHSVMMAFVLALLSQGAQATGYPERPIKFIAAATAGSPADIMARAVAEGMTKELRTPIIVENKPGADQVIGFEFVARGAPADGYTVGVIGIDGQALLPLTKKGLRFNPLEDLTTVAGLGEGRYVLAGPATAPQKNFKDIVEEIKSHPNKYDYGTSGPAVLIPMLALTNELKLTMTHIPYKGGGPYSQDLAAGNIHLGFLSETSARPLSNRLRFYGVTGSTRSAFEPNVPTFIELGYPQIFGPAYALVVRTGTPQAIIEKLSAAAEQALRSTEMKERSQGLLLSLKYEPAEMATRTLNERAKIYRHIAQRMGLKPE, encoded by the coding sequence ATGACTGCAACCAAACTTATCTGCAAAGTACCTCAAGTAATAGGTAAGAGTCTCCAAGAACATAGCGTGATGATGGCATTTGTCCTAGCGCTTCTATCACAAGGAGCGCAAGCGACAGGCTATCCTGAACGTCCTATCAAGTTCATTGCAGCCGCCACGGCTGGCTCACCTGCAGACATCATGGCACGTGCAGTGGCCGAAGGCATGACCAAAGAACTTAGGACACCGATCATTGTTGAAAACAAGCCTGGTGCAGATCAGGTCATCGGCTTTGAATTCGTTGCCCGTGGCGCACCTGCCGATGGATACACCGTTGGTGTCATTGGGATTGATGGGCAGGCCTTACTGCCGTTGACTAAAAAAGGGCTTCGCTTCAATCCACTTGAAGACCTCACCACAGTCGCAGGACTTGGTGAAGGACGCTACGTTCTAGCAGGGCCTGCTACGGCACCTCAGAAGAATTTCAAGGATATTGTTGAAGAGATTAAGTCGCATCCAAACAAGTATGACTATGGAACATCTGGCCCAGCGGTACTTATTCCCATGCTTGCATTGACCAATGAGTTAAAGCTGACGATGACCCATATCCCCTACAAAGGAGGCGGTCCTTATTCACAGGATCTCGCGGCAGGAAATATTCATCTTGGTTTTTTGTCCGAGACCTCAGCGCGACCATTGTCCAACCGCTTACGTTTTTATGGTGTTACAGGAAGTACGCGCAGTGCATTTGAGCCGAATGTACCCACCTTTATTGAACTGGGATACCCTCAGATTTTCGGGCCTGCATATGCCTTGGTCGTGCGCACCGGCACACCTCAAGCAATCATCGAAAAGCTCTCCGCCGCAGCAGAACAAGCTCTTCGTTCAACCGAGATGAAAGAGCGTTCACAAGGTTTGCTTCTGAGCCTCAAATATGAACCTGCGGAGATGGCAACTCGTACTCTAAATGAGCGGGCAAAAATCTATCGCCACATTGCGCAGCGTATGGGTCTCAAGCCAGAATAA
- a CDS encoding NAD(P)-dependent alcohol dehydrogenase — MTVTAQSTMRRYHIEKAESGYRLMVREAKIPAPGPMEVLIRIRANSINARDVSLLSGQYTMPPREGMVPLCDGAGEVVAVGSGVTQWALGDRVAAVFHQAWLAGPRMPETPRSDLGGSFDGLLAEYALIPASGLVPIPAYLSFAEAATLPAAGVTAWSALTAHGPLLPGQSVLVQGTGGVAVFAAQLASIMGARVLVLSSCSSKLKKMQDFCQVEGIDTSEHPLWAKEVLRITQNRGVDLSIELIGKMEQTFRATRIGGAISFVGRLGDSTATCSLVPVQLRNLRVAGIGVGSRSDFLNLLQAMTVHQLRPIIERSFSFLEAKEAFHTFHTPRGIGKFVIEQPD, encoded by the coding sequence ATGACTGTAACCGCACAATCTACGATGCGACGCTACCACATTGAAAAAGCGGAATCTGGCTACCGGCTAATGGTTCGAGAAGCGAAAATTCCAGCGCCCGGGCCAATGGAAGTACTCATACGGATCAGAGCCAATTCAATCAACGCGCGTGATGTCAGCCTGCTCTCAGGACAATACACTATGCCTCCGCGCGAGGGGATGGTTCCTTTATGCGATGGCGCAGGTGAAGTCGTCGCAGTAGGATCTGGTGTTACACAGTGGGCGCTAGGAGATCGCGTTGCGGCTGTATTCCATCAGGCTTGGCTTGCAGGCCCCCGGATGCCAGAAACTCCACGCAGTGACCTCGGAGGTTCATTTGATGGTTTACTTGCTGAATATGCGCTCATACCAGCATCGGGGCTGGTACCTATTCCTGCTTATCTAAGCTTCGCAGAGGCCGCAACTCTACCTGCGGCAGGCGTCACAGCATGGAGTGCATTAACCGCACACGGTCCTTTGCTGCCCGGGCAGAGCGTTCTAGTTCAAGGCACAGGTGGAGTGGCCGTTTTCGCTGCGCAATTGGCGAGCATCATGGGTGCTCGAGTGTTAGTCCTTTCCTCTTGTAGTTCCAAGTTAAAAAAAATGCAGGACTTTTGTCAAGTAGAAGGCATAGATACGTCTGAGCATCCCTTGTGGGCAAAGGAGGTACTAAGAATTACGCAAAACCGCGGTGTTGATCTATCTATTGAGCTCATCGGAAAAATGGAGCAAACCTTTCGCGCTACTCGCATTGGGGGAGCGATTAGCTTCGTCGGGCGGCTTGGAGATAGCACAGCAACATGTTCCCTCGTTCCTGTGCAATTGCGCAACCTACGAGTAGCAGGAATTGGTGTAGGGAGTCGCTCAGACTTTCTAAACCTGCTTCAAGCCATGACGGTACACCAACTGCGTCCCATCATCGAGCGAAGCTTCTCGTTTTTGGAAGCTAAAGAAGCCTTCCATACATTCCACACCCCACGCGGGATCGGAAAATTTGTCATCGAGCAACCCGACTGA